The following coding sequences are from one Wenzhouxiangella sp. AB-CW3 window:
- a CDS encoding heavy metal translocating P-type ATPase: MSQNQDTNHTGPYRLVVPGMGSDHCAGIVRSSIERLDGIESIRTNISNHRVQVKVGDNGPELESIRKAVENAGYEVDEAIDESRDQGRDSAEMEEAYLKRALRRFVIAAIPTTLIMILMMPHMFWQPIPGYLAIIAILAFPVVFLFGGWATHVSSWKAIKNRTANMDVLISMGSLPPYLIGLAGFIWPMTSFMEMAATIMTFHLLGRYLETRAKGRASQAIKKLLTLSAKTARVERDGEEVEVPVEELEIGDVMIVRPGDKIPTDGKIVSGSSHVDESIATGESMPVEKSTDDEVLGATINKEGRLKVEATRIGGDTFLSQVIRMVEEAQSSHVPIQEFADKVTARFVPAVIVIALISLGGWLLFADELRPILDWGAGFLPWVNPEASVPVLAILAAIAVLVIACPCALGLATPTALMVGSGMGAERGVLIRSGEAIQTMKDLKVVVLDKTGTITRGEPELVDVVAAEGEDENTVLALAAAVENASEHPLARAVVEGARARGVEFADVDDFESVTARGVRGRVDDHSILIGNRRLLDEEGISGLEALDDALADQEAQGRTAVIVSRDGAAIGIVAVADAIKKDSKAAVEAMHALDLRVVMITGDNERAAKAVAEEVGIDEVHAGVLPDGKVDEIKALQERFGSHVAMVGDGINDAPALKQADVGIAIGAGADVAIEAADITLVSGELPKVVEAIRLSQATFRKIVQNLFWAFGYNVAAIPIAALGLLHPMIGVIAMTASSLSVIGNSVLLKRARLDVSASSR; encoded by the coding sequence ATGAGTCAGAATCAGGACACGAATCACACCGGCCCATACCGCCTGGTTGTTCCGGGCATGGGATCGGATCACTGCGCGGGCATCGTGCGTTCGTCCATCGAGCGGCTTGACGGCATCGAATCCATTCGCACCAATATCTCCAATCACCGCGTGCAGGTGAAGGTGGGCGATAACGGACCCGAGCTCGAAAGCATCCGCAAGGCAGTCGAGAACGCCGGCTACGAGGTCGACGAGGCCATCGACGAGTCACGCGACCAGGGCCGCGACAGCGCGGAAATGGAAGAGGCCTACCTCAAGCGTGCCTTGCGGCGCTTTGTCATTGCCGCCATACCAACCACCCTGATCATGATCCTGATGATGCCGCACATGTTCTGGCAGCCGATTCCCGGCTACCTGGCCATCATCGCGATCCTGGCCTTCCCCGTGGTGTTTCTCTTCGGTGGCTGGGCCACCCATGTCTCGTCTTGGAAGGCGATCAAGAACCGCACGGCCAACATGGACGTGCTCATATCCATGGGGTCGCTGCCGCCCTACCTCATCGGGCTGGCCGGCTTCATCTGGCCGATGACGTCATTCATGGAAATGGCCGCCACCATCATGACCTTCCATCTGCTTGGTCGCTACCTGGAAACCCGCGCCAAAGGTCGGGCTTCGCAGGCGATCAAGAAACTGCTCACGCTCAGCGCCAAGACCGCCCGGGTCGAACGCGACGGTGAGGAGGTCGAGGTGCCAGTTGAAGAGCTGGAAATCGGTGATGTGATGATCGTGCGCCCGGGCGACAAGATACCCACCGACGGCAAGATCGTCTCGGGTTCAAGCCATGTCGACGAATCCATCGCCACCGGCGAATCCATGCCGGTGGAGAAGAGTACCGACGACGAGGTGCTGGGTGCGACCATCAACAAGGAAGGCCGGCTCAAGGTCGAGGCCACCCGCATCGGCGGCGACACCTTCCTGTCGCAGGTCATCCGCATGGTCGAGGAAGCCCAGAGCTCGCATGTGCCCATCCAGGAGTTCGCCGACAAGGTCACGGCGCGCTTCGTGCCCGCAGTCATCGTGATCGCGCTGATATCGCTGGGCGGCTGGCTCCTGTTTGCCGACGAACTGCGCCCGATTCTCGACTGGGGTGCTGGCTTCCTGCCGTGGGTCAACCCTGAAGCCTCGGTGCCGGTACTGGCCATCCTGGCCGCCATCGCCGTGCTGGTCATCGCCTGCCCGTGCGCGCTGGGTCTGGCCACGCCCACCGCCCTGATGGTCGGATCCGGCATGGGCGCCGAGCGCGGCGTGCTGATCCGCTCCGGCGAGGCGATTCAGACCATGAAGGATCTGAAGGTCGTGGTGCTGGACAAGACCGGCACCATTACCCGCGGCGAGCCCGAACTGGTCGATGTCGTCGCCGCGGAAGGCGAAGACGAGAACACCGTGCTGGCCCTGGCCGCGGCGGTGGAGAATGCCTCGGAACATCCGCTGGCCCGAGCCGTGGTCGAAGGTGCCCGCGCCCGAGGAGTCGAGTTCGCTGACGTCGATGACTTCGAATCGGTCACCGCACGTGGCGTACGCGGCCGTGTCGATGACCACAGCATTCTCATCGGCAACCGGCGCCTGCTCGACGAGGAAGGTATCAGCGGGCTCGAAGCACTTGACGACGCCCTGGCCGACCAGGAAGCCCAGGGAAGAACCGCCGTCATCGTGTCGCGGGACGGAGCAGCCATCGGCATCGTGGCGGTGGCCGACGCCATCAAGAAGGATTCGAAAGCCGCTGTCGAAGCCATGCATGCACTGGATCTGCGCGTGGTCATGATTACCGGCGACAACGAACGGGCGGCAAAAGCCGTGGCCGAGGAAGTCGGCATCGACGAGGTCCATGCCGGCGTGCTGCCCGACGGCAAGGTCGACGAGATCAAGGCCCTGCAGGAACGCTTCGGCTCACATGTGGCCATGGTCGGCGACGGCATTAACGATGCCCCGGCACTCAAGCAGGCCGATGTCGGCATTGCCATCGGTGCCGGTGCCGATGTCGCCATCGAAGCCGCCGACATTACCCTGGTGTCCGGCGAACTGCCCAAGGTCGTCGAAGCCATCCGCCTGTCGCAGGCCACGTTCCGCAAGATCGTCCAGAACCTGTTCTGGGCCTTCGGCTACAACGTCGCCGCCATCCCGATCGCCGCCCTCGGCTTGCTGCACCCGATGATCGGGGTCATCGCCATGACCGCCAGCTCGCTGTCGGTGATCGGCAATTCGGTGCTGCTCAAGCGGGCAAGGCTGGATGTGTCGGCATCGTCGCGCTGA
- a CDS encoding MerR family transcriptional regulator, with product MTAKLTIGKLARAAGVGVDTVRYYERIGLMPSPARSTGGYRLYGKKDLDHLRFIRNAQKLGFTLAEIKRLLTWMAENSDRSRVRELADRRLEEIDQQLADLQTHRDTLTRLFEACSGSGPLSGCPIIEAVIHPPSREQTS from the coding sequence ATGACAGCCAAATTGACCATTGGAAAGCTGGCCAGGGCGGCCGGTGTCGGCGTCGATACCGTTCGCTACTACGAGCGGATCGGACTGATGCCGTCCCCGGCCAGAAGCACGGGCGGTTACCGTCTGTATGGCAAGAAGGATCTTGATCATCTTCGGTTCATTCGCAATGCCCAGAAGCTGGGTTTCACGCTGGCGGAGATCAAGCGGTTGCTGACCTGGATGGCCGAGAACAGCGATCGGTCCAGGGTTCGCGAGCTGGCTGACCGGCGACTCGAAGAGATCGATCAGCAGTTGGCTGACCTGCAGACCCATCGCGATACCTTGACCCGCCTGTTCGAAGCCTGTTCCGGTAGCGGTCCACTTTCCGGTTGCCCGATCATCGAAGCCGTCATTCACCCACCCTCACGGGAGCAGACATCATGA
- a CDS encoding DUF411 domain-containing protein has translation MTNYSNIRTTAIVLLIALVTACSPSNNEAQTSAQEVNENAGNGGVETIEETMVVYMTPWCGCCKVWADQSEEAGFEVEIREVEALHPVKEELGVPTAMGSCHTAKIADYFVEGHVPFDDIKRLLDERPDARGLTVPGMPIGSPGMEQGDYRQAYNVYLVGHDGETEVYNHYPEIR, from the coding sequence ATGACCAATTACAGCAACATCAGGACCACGGCAATTGTGCTCTTGATAGCACTGGTTACAGCCTGTTCACCTTCCAACAATGAAGCCCAGACATCCGCGCAAGAAGTCAATGAAAACGCAGGAAACGGGGGCGTGGAAACCATCGAGGAAACCATGGTGGTCTACATGACCCCCTGGTGTGGCTGCTGCAAGGTCTGGGCCGACCAGTCCGAGGAGGCAGGCTTCGAGGTGGAGATCCGCGAGGTCGAGGCGCTGCACCCGGTCAAGGAAGAACTGGGCGTGCCAACCGCCATGGGCTCGTGCCACACCGCGAAGATCGCCGACTACTTCGTCGAAGGCCACGTGCCGTTCGATGACATCAAGCGCCTGCTGGACGAACGCCCGGACGCCCGCGGCCTGACCGTTCCGGGCATGCCGATCGGCTCACCGGGTATGGAACAGGGTGACTACCGTCAGGCCTACAACGTCTATCTGGTTGGCCACGATGGCGAGACCGAGGTCTATAACCACTATCCGGAAATCCGTTAA
- a CDS encoding c-type cytochrome codes for MSFIKHATITLLILFVVACLAYWTIALSGRMNVSADGTHWPITDRVLETVRVNSVARHAGDVSPDLPDLADTDLLHEAVVGFEDMCAACHTPPGGSPTAMAQGLNPPATDLAEAARERSPAELFWVTKHGIRMTGMPAWGPTHADAELTPVVALITRFPDFADDDYENLLAAAREAGIEHHHDHHDDDHDHDEDHEHEHHHDHDDEHDGHNGQNEHDEHDEHNQHDEHNGHAGHQEHHGHGRHDRHHHRHDHHHHDDKS; via the coding sequence ATGAGTTTTATCAAACACGCCACGATCACCCTGCTGATCCTTTTTGTCGTCGCCTGCCTGGCGTACTGGACCATCGCACTTTCAGGACGCATGAATGTATCGGCCGATGGCACGCACTGGCCCATCACCGATCGGGTTCTGGAAACGGTTCGGGTCAACTCTGTGGCTCGCCATGCCGGTGACGTCAGTCCGGATCTGCCGGATCTGGCCGACACCGACCTGCTCCACGAGGCCGTGGTCGGGTTCGAGGACATGTGCGCGGCCTGCCACACCCCGCCGGGTGGTTCACCCACGGCCATGGCCCAGGGACTCAACCCGCCGGCCACCGATCTGGCCGAAGCCGCCCGTGAGCGCTCGCCAGCCGAACTGTTCTGGGTGACCAAGCACGGGATCCGCATGACCGGCATGCCGGCCTGGGGTCCGACCCATGCCGATGCAGAGCTGACACCTGTCGTCGCCCTGATCACCCGTTTCCCCGATTTTGCCGATGACGACTACGAAAACCTGCTGGCCGCGGCCCGCGAAGCCGGCATCGAGCACCATCACGACCATCATGACGATGACCATGACCACGACGAAGATCATGAGCACGAGCACCATCATGATCATGATGACGAACACGATGGACATAACGGGCAAAACGAGCACGACGAACACGACGAACACAACCAGCATGACGAGCACAATGGTCACGCTGGACATCAGGAACATCACGGACACGGACGGCACGACAGACACCACCACCGCCATGACCATCACCACCACGACGACAAGAGTTGA
- a CDS encoding efflux RND transporter permease subunit: MIDAIIRWSIVNRLLVLVLAISAGAAGLYAVSNTPVDAIPDLTDTQVIVRASFPGQAPQVVEDQVTYPLTTALMAVPGAHTVRGFSMFGDSFVYVLFDDDTDPYWARSRVLEYLSQVEGRLPDEVSAELGPDATGVGWVYKYNLVDRSGNHDLGELRALQDWFLKYELQSVPGVSEVATMGGMVRQFQVALDPNALRAYDLTLNELKTAVERGSGEAGGSLLELAEAEYMVRATGYIQTLDDLKSLPVGREDNGTPVLLRHVADIRRGPAPRRGIADMDGEGEVVGGIVVMRHGENAREVINAVKQRLEELKPGLPEGVEIVEAYDRSALIDRSIRTLWEKLALEFAIVVLVIGLFLWHLKSSLVLLISLPMGVLIAYTVMYLQGINANIMSLGGIIISIGVMVDAAIVLIENVHRHFERDPPRTMEERWHKVTEATLEVGRPIFFSLLIVALSFLPVFALEAQEGRLFSPLAFTKTYAMAAAAGLAVTLVPVLMGYFVGTRDSGLGTRKGRSSPVARWLEAGYRPLARFSGNHPWIVTALALVLVVSMLFPFSRLGTEFMPELDEGDLMYMPTTLPGLSPDKARELLQQTNAIIAQLPEVERVTGKVGRAETATDPAPLTMIETFITLKPRDQWRPGKTTDDLKAELDAMVQFPGLTNAWVFPIQTRIDMLQTGIRTDIGIEITGPDLGTIQEIAEEVEALVADLPGTTSSFADRPASGRYINIAPERAAAARHAMNIADVQDIVRFGIGGMNVIETVDGLERYPVNLRFHADWRDSPDKLRELPIVTPSGTHIALGEIATVEIDDGPAMIRSENTRPASFVFVDIDGRDLGGWVGEARQAIAEQVELPAGYSIGFAGQYEYLERARERLSVLIPLVVAIIVVLLMMVFRTFFEVALVLITIPLSLAGGFWLMWLLDFQMSVGVAVGFIALGGLAAETGVIMLVYLNNAMQRFREDIGERDFTRADLRDAIVEGACQRVRPITMTETTVFLGLLPVMFSTGTGAEVMQRIAAPMVGGVFTVWLVALLVMPALYYLWHRRGLPRTTDSDSE; the protein is encoded by the coding sequence ATGATTGACGCCATCATCCGCTGGTCCATCGTCAATCGGCTGCTGGTGCTGGTACTGGCCATCTCCGCCGGGGCGGCGGGCTTGTATGCGGTCAGCAACACGCCGGTCGACGCCATTCCCGATCTCACCGACACCCAGGTCATCGTGCGGGCCTCTTTCCCCGGCCAGGCGCCGCAGGTGGTCGAGGACCAGGTCACCTATCCGCTGACCACGGCCCTGATGGCCGTGCCCGGTGCCCATACCGTGCGCGGCTTTTCCATGTTCGGGGATTCGTTCGTCTACGTGCTGTTCGACGACGACACCGACCCGTACTGGGCGCGCTCGCGGGTACTGGAATACTTAAGCCAGGTCGAGGGCCGCCTGCCCGACGAAGTGAGCGCCGAGCTTGGTCCGGATGCCACCGGCGTGGGCTGGGTCTACAAGTACAACCTCGTCGACCGCAGCGGCAATCACGATCTCGGCGAACTCCGCGCCCTGCAGGACTGGTTCCTCAAGTACGAACTGCAATCGGTGCCGGGCGTGTCGGAAGTCGCCACCATGGGTGGCATGGTGCGCCAGTTCCAGGTGGCACTGGACCCCAACGCCCTGCGCGCCTACGACCTCACCTTAAACGAGCTCAAGACGGCCGTCGAACGCGGCAGCGGCGAGGCCGGCGGTTCGCTGCTGGAACTGGCCGAGGCCGAGTACATGGTGCGTGCCACCGGCTATATCCAGACACTGGATGACCTGAAATCCCTTCCGGTCGGTCGCGAGGACAACGGCACCCCTGTACTGCTCAGACATGTCGCCGATATCCGCCGCGGCCCGGCGCCCAGGCGCGGCATCGCCGACATGGATGGGGAAGGCGAAGTCGTCGGCGGCATCGTCGTGATGCGTCACGGCGAGAACGCGCGCGAGGTCATCAACGCGGTCAAGCAGCGTCTCGAGGAACTCAAGCCCGGCCTGCCCGAAGGCGTGGAGATCGTCGAGGCCTACGACCGCTCGGCCCTGATCGACCGCTCCATCCGCACGCTGTGGGAAAAGCTGGCGCTGGAGTTCGCCATCGTGGTGCTGGTCATCGGCTTGTTTCTCTGGCACCTGAAGTCGTCGCTGGTCCTGCTGATCAGCCTGCCCATGGGCGTGCTGATCGCCTATACCGTGATGTATCTGCAGGGCATCAACGCCAACATCATGTCGCTGGGCGGCATCATCATCTCCATCGGCGTGATGGTCGATGCCGCCATCGTACTGATCGAAAACGTGCACCGACACTTCGAGCGCGACCCGCCGCGCACCATGGAGGAGCGCTGGCACAAGGTCACGGAAGCGACGCTGGAAGTGGGTCGACCGATCTTCTTCTCGCTGCTGATCGTGGCCCTGTCCTTCCTGCCGGTTTTTGCACTCGAGGCCCAGGAGGGCCGACTGTTCTCGCCGCTGGCGTTTACGAAGACGTATGCGATGGCTGCGGCGGCCGGGCTGGCGGTGACGCTGGTGCCGGTGTTGATGGGCTATTTTGTCGGGACTCGGGACTCGGGACTCGGGACTCGGAAAGGCCGCTCGAGTCCGGTGGCGCGGTGGCTGGAGGCGGGATATCGGCCGCTGGCGCGGTTTTCCGGGAATCATCCGTGGATCGTCACGGCGCTGGCGTTGGTGCTGGTGGTGTCCATGTTGTTTCCGTTTTCCCGGCTGGGCACGGAGTTCATGCCCGAGCTCGACGAGGGTGATCTGATGTACATGCCCACCACGCTGCCCGGCCTTTCGCCGGACAAGGCGCGTGAGCTGCTGCAGCAGACCAACGCCATCATCGCGCAACTGCCCGAGGTCGAACGCGTCACCGGCAAGGTGGGACGGGCCGAGACGGCCACCGATCCGGCGCCGCTGACGATGATCGAGACCTTCATCACCTTGAAGCCGCGCGATCAGTGGCGGCCGGGCAAGACCACCGACGACCTGAAGGCCGAACTCGACGCCATGGTCCAGTTTCCGGGACTGACCAATGCCTGGGTGTTTCCCATCCAGACCCGCATCGACATGCTGCAGACCGGGATTCGCACCGATATCGGCATCGAGATCACCGGGCCGGACCTGGGCACCATTCAGGAGATTGCCGAGGAAGTCGAGGCGCTGGTCGCCGACCTGCCGGGCACCACCAGTTCGTTCGCCGACCGGCCCGCTTCCGGACGCTACATCAACATCGCGCCTGAACGAGCGGCCGCCGCCCGCCACGCCATGAACATTGCCGACGTGCAGGACATCGTGCGTTTCGGCATCGGCGGGATGAACGTCATCGAAACCGTCGACGGACTGGAACGCTACCCGGTCAACCTGCGCTTTCATGCCGACTGGCGCGACTCACCCGACAAGCTGCGCGAACTGCCTATCGTCACACCGTCGGGCACGCATATTGCCCTGGGAGAGATCGCCACGGTGGAGATTGACGACGGTCCGGCCATGATCCGCTCGGAGAACACCCGCCCGGCCAGTTTCGTGTTCGTCGATATCGACGGGCGCGACCTGGGGGGATGGGTTGGCGAAGCCCGACAGGCCATCGCCGAACAGGTGGAGCTGCCGGCCGGCTACTCGATCGGCTTCGCCGGCCAGTACGAGTACCTGGAGCGTGCACGCGAGCGCCTTTCGGTGCTGATCCCGCTGGTGGTAGCGATTATTGTCGTGTTGCTGATGATGGTGTTTCGCACCTTTTTCGAAGTCGCGCTGGTCCTCATCACCATTCCCTTGTCGCTGGCCGGCGGCTTCTGGCTGATGTGGCTGCTCGACTTCCAGATGTCGGTCGGCGTGGCCGTCGGCTTCATCGCCCTGGGTGGACTGGCCGCGGAAACCGGCGTGATCATGCTGGTGTATCTCAACAACGCAATGCAGCGTTTTCGAGAAGACATCGGCGAGCGTGACTTCACCCGCGCCGACCTGCGCGATGCCATTGTCGAAGGCGCCTGCCAGCGCGTGCGTCCCATCACCATGACCGAAACCACGGTCTTTCTCGGCCTGCTACCGGTGATGTTTTCCACCGGCACCGGTGCGGAGGTGATGCAACGCATCGCCGCCCCCATGGTCGGCGGCGTATTCACCGTCTGGCTGGTCGCCCTGCTGGTCATGCCGGCGCTCTACTACCTGTGGCACCGGCGCGGACTGCCGCGCACCACGGATAGCGATTCGGAATAA
- a CDS encoding efflux RND transporter periplasmic adaptor subunit — MNHPKLAVILCLFLAMPAGAHSPDEHDHDDHAHHHPEENDSGHDHEHDHDHELEQDHDHEQDHDHDAHEHVADSVTERMAPSDRATQYTCPMHPQIVRDEPGRCPICGMALVERERHDDDDLQIRIGPGIQQAMNVRTAEVQHGRLWRRINTVGRLQADESTIHHLHPRVEGWIDELTVTSVGDRVEAGQLLFTLYSPDLVNVQDEYLRALRTGREDNIRAARQRLEVLDVSDEIIDRIRERGEPLLYVPWHARHDGYITELNVRHGMYVTPGMEIIEVADPASVWLIAEVFTGQVEWLNEGQRVDLSLKTDPGETLSGQVDYIYPELDAVTRTARVRVALDNADGKLRPGDWATVDIFAGPRDHINYVPTEAIIRTGQSQRVVLRDDEQHFSVREVHAGMESGEFTEIRHGLEAGEEVVVSGQFLIDSEANIRAGHNRMGGQHDH; from the coding sequence ATGAACCACCCGAAACTTGCCGTCATTCTGTGCCTGTTCCTGGCCATGCCGGCTGGTGCCCATTCACCAGACGAGCACGATCATGATGATCACGCGCATCATCATCCGGAAGAGAACGACAGTGGTCACGATCATGAACACGACCACGATCATGAACTGGAGCAGGATCATGACCATGAACAGGATCATGATCACGACGCTCATGAACATGTCGCCGATTCGGTCACCGAGCGCATGGCGCCCTCGGACCGGGCAACCCAGTACACCTGTCCGATGCACCCCCAGATCGTGCGCGACGAGCCTGGCCGCTGCCCGATCTGCGGCATGGCACTGGTCGAACGCGAACGTCATGACGACGACGATCTCCAGATCCGCATCGGGCCGGGTATTCAACAGGCCATGAACGTGCGCACGGCCGAAGTCCAGCATGGCCGGCTGTGGCGGCGCATCAATACGGTGGGCCGCCTGCAGGCCGATGAATCCACCATCCACCACCTGCATCCCCGGGTCGAGGGCTGGATCGACGAGCTGACGGTGACCTCGGTGGGCGACCGGGTGGAAGCCGGGCAGTTACTGTTTACGCTGTATTCGCCCGACCTGGTCAATGTTCAGGACGAGTACCTGCGCGCGCTTCGCACCGGTCGCGAAGACAACATCCGCGCCGCCCGCCAGCGCCTGGAGGTGCTGGATGTGTCCGACGAGATCATCGACCGCATCCGCGAGCGCGGCGAACCCCTGCTCTACGTGCCCTGGCATGCCCGCCATGACGGCTACATCACCGAGCTCAACGTGCGCCACGGCATGTACGTCACGCCCGGCATGGAGATCATCGAGGTTGCCGACCCCGCCTCGGTCTGGCTGATCGCCGAGGTGTTTACCGGCCAGGTTGAATGGCTGAACGAGGGCCAGCGCGTCGACCTCAGCCTCAAGACCGATCCCGGCGAGACGCTGAGCGGACAGGTCGACTACATCTATCCCGAACTCGACGCCGTGACCCGGACGGCCAGGGTGCGCGTGGCGCTGGACAATGCAGATGGCAAGCTGCGCCCAGGCGACTGGGCCACCGTCGACATCTTTGCCGGCCCGCGCGACCACATCAACTACGTGCCCACCGAAGCCATCATCCGCACCGGGCAATCCCAACGCGTGGTACTGCGCGACGACGAACAGCACTTCTCCGTGCGCGAAGTCCACGCCGGCATGGAAAGCGGCGAGTTCACCGAAATCCGCCACGGCCTGGAAGCCGGCGAGGAAGTGGTGGTCTCGGGGCAGTTCCTGATCGATTCCGAAGCCAACATCCGCGCCGGCCACAACCGCATGGGAGGCCAACATGATCATTGA
- a CDS encoding TolC family protein, with amino-acid sequence MRNHAPVLYRAMGVAGLLVLAQAALAWDANTAVNLALEQDEGLKALEQRQSGLSERAVADGALPDPEIMIGVEGVPVTDPFDADMMTMYKIGVRQRIPAGNTLELNRDRTLQQADGLAAEIAARRLEIARETRLAWLDWTSANEALEVARETAGAFEELKSLTEARYRAGTGRQRDVDQARLELSVLERRILVEQTRLDEAASDLARWTGTKPPGTPRGWFASSRAKESTDRLRSKLLQHPMLAASDQRIEVGITDTRLARQAYRPSWMLEAGYAHTRGNDPMTMQRQSDKLFAMVSFSLPLFTGNRQDRRMASARAELEALGHDRGLQLQELRGSLERQLSLRDSNLDQLDWMESRVLANAEATVESTHSAYRADRASFDELVRARIALLDQQLEIIDIRQALARAEIQLAWLTAEELQ; translated from the coding sequence ATGCGGAATCATGCACCCGTACTTTACCGGGCCATGGGCGTTGCCGGCCTGCTGGTGCTGGCCCAGGCTGCACTGGCCTGGGATGCAAACACGGCCGTCAACCTGGCACTGGAGCAGGACGAGGGACTGAAGGCACTCGAACAACGCCAGTCCGGCCTGTCGGAACGTGCCGTGGCCGATGGTGCCCTGCCCGACCCGGAAATCATGATCGGCGTCGAGGGCGTACCGGTCACCGATCCATTCGATGCCGACATGATGACCATGTACAAGATCGGTGTGCGCCAGCGCATCCCCGCCGGCAATACCCTCGAGCTCAACCGGGATCGAACCCTGCAGCAAGCCGATGGCCTGGCCGCGGAGATCGCGGCTCGCCGCCTGGAAATCGCCCGCGAGACACGCCTGGCCTGGCTGGACTGGACCAGTGCCAATGAAGCGCTGGAAGTGGCTCGCGAAACCGCCGGGGCTTTCGAGGAACTCAAATCGCTGACCGAAGCGCGTTATCGTGCCGGCACCGGGCGACAGCGCGATGTCGACCAGGCACGACTTGAACTGTCCGTACTTGAGCGTCGCATCCTTGTCGAGCAGACCCGCCTGGACGAAGCCGCCAGCGACCTGGCTCGCTGGACCGGAACGAAACCGCCCGGCACACCACGGGGCTGGTTCGCATCCAGCCGCGCCAAGGAATCGACCGACCGGCTGCGCTCGAAGCTTCTGCAGCATCCAATGCTTGCCGCCAGCGACCAGCGCATCGAGGTCGGCATCACCGACACCCGGCTGGCCCGCCAGGCCTACCGCCCCTCCTGGATGCTCGAGGCCGGCTACGCCCACACCCGGGGCAACGATCCGATGACCATGCAACGCCAGTCCGACAAGCTGTTTGCCATGGTCAGTTTCAGCCTGCCGCTGTTCACCGGCAACCGCCAGGACCGCCGGATGGCGTCGGCCCGTGCCGAACTGGAGGCGCTGGGCCATGACCGTGGACTCCAGTTGCAGGAGCTGCGCGGCAGCCTCGAGCGCCAGCTCAGCCTGAGAGACAGCAACCTCGACCAGCTCGACTGGATGGAGTCGCGTGTGCTGGCCAATGCCGAGGCAACCGTGGAATCCACGCATTCGGCCTACCGCGCCGACCGCGCCAGCTTTGACGAACTGGTGCGTGCACGCATCGCCCTGCTCGACCAGCAACTGGAAATCATCGATATTCGCCAGGCACTCGCCCGTGCCGAGATTCAGCTAGCCTGGCTGACCGCGGAGGAACTGCAATGA
- a CDS encoding superoxide dismutase family protein — MLRRILLSTLFLATAMSSSAWADPTPDAVANMINNAGEQIGTVELFSGPAGTLLRLDVRDLAPGPKAIHLHAVGTCDDHDHGFTDSGGHINPDGNEHGLLNPDGPGAGDLPNFRVDEFGYAWAEFFTSLASLDGSVGAHILDEDGAAIVIHENPDDHMSQPIGGAGDRIACGVIEASD, encoded by the coding sequence ATGTTACGTCGTATCCTGCTTTCGACCCTGTTTCTTGCCACCGCCATGAGCTCTTCGGCATGGGCCGATCCCACGCCCGACGCCGTCGCCAACATGATCAACAATGCCGGCGAGCAGATCGGTACGGTCGAACTGTTTTCCGGACCGGCAGGCACCCTGCTGCGCCTGGATGTGCGCGACCTGGCACCGGGCCCGAAAGCCATTCATCTGCATGCCGTGGGCACCTGCGATGACCACGATCACGGTTTCACGGACTCGGGCGGACACATCAATCCCGACGGCAACGAGCACGGCCTGCTCAATCCGGATGGCCCGGGAGCCGGCGATCTGCCCAATTTCCGCGTCGACGAGTTCGGCTATGCCTGGGCGGAGTTCTTCACCAGCCTGGCCAGCCTGGACGGCAGCGTGGGCGCCCACATCCTGGACGAGGATGGAGCTGCCATCGTCATTCATGAAAACCCCGACGACCACATGAGCCAGCCCATCGGTGGTGCCGGCGACCGCATCGCCTGTGGCGTGATCGAGGCCAGCGACTGA